The following coding sequences lie in one Silene latifolia isolate original U9 population chromosome 5, ASM4854445v1, whole genome shotgun sequence genomic window:
- the LOC141655385 gene encoding ethylene-responsive transcription factor ERN1-like, whose amino-acid sequence MWLGTFETAEAAARAYDEAACLLRGSNTRTNFVNTHVSPNSPLASRIKNLLRNKKVESQKSNVFDNNVAITPTKPSTTFSLCSINNALINPNNNLVENSKVVHGNVNNYCSENHQTKMYSGFVGSYDHVGTYYSSSQCGIEDNSRYIRPELGTLTLSQELSEIMPPKDEVMSPLMGTEPSEFERSVMEKEMMVSASFCTGANNGVQDFVDFFHDPVYALWDLPPVYPSFCSF is encoded by the coding sequence ATGTGGTTAGGAACCTTTGAGACAGCTGAAGCGGCCGCTCGTGCTTACGATGAGGCCGCTTGTTTGCTCCGAGGTTCCAACACCCGAACCAACTTTGTTAATACTCATGTTTCTCCAAATTCACCTCTTGCTTCTAGGATAAAAAACCTTCTTAGAAACAAAAAGGTAGAAAGTCAAAAGTCAAATGTTTTTGACAATAATGTTGCTATTACACCCACAAAACCTAGCACAACTTTTTCACTTTGTAGCATTAACAATGCCCTAATCAACCCTAATAATAACTTAGTTGAAAATAGTAAGGTTGTGCATGGAAATGTTAATAATTATTGTTCCGAAAATCATCAAACTAAGATGTATAGTGGATTTGTGGGTAGCTATGATCATGTAGGAACTTATTATTCATCATCTCAATGTGGGATAGAAGACAATAGTCGATACATTAGGCCGGAGTTAGGCACGTTAACCTTAAGCCAAGAATTGTCGGAAATTATGCCGCCCAAGGATGAAGTTATGTCACCATTAATGGGGACCGAACCGTCGGAGTTTGAGCGATCAGTAATGGAGAAGGAGATGATGGTTTCTGCCTCATTTTGCACAGGGGCCAACAATGGTGTACAagattttgttgatttttttcaTGATCCTGTTTATGCTCTTTGGGATCTTCCTCCTGTTTATCCATCTTTCTGCTCCTTTTGA
- the LOC141657414 gene encoding uncharacterized protein LOC141657414: MASELTHQHHAQMAAILGPDPTHFETLISHLMSTNNEQRSTAESLYNLCKQHQPDSLSLQLARMTQSSPHPEARAMSAILLRKLLTRDDSYIYPKLAAATQSSLKSILLSCIQSEDTKTISRKLCDTVSELAATIVPENQWPELLPFMFQCVTSDNPKLREMALLIFAQLSQYIGDTLIPHLTTLHNVFLQCLSGSSTADVRIAALSATINFIQCLNTSSDRDRFQDLLPPMMQTLTEALNSGQEATAQEALELLIDLAGTEPRFLRRQLVDVVGAMLQIAEAEALEEGTRHLAIEFVITLAEARERAPGMMRKLPQFIQRLFGILMKLLLDVEDDPVWHSAVSEDEDAGETSNYSVAQECLDRLAISLGGNTIVPVASELLPIFLAAPEWQKHHAALICLAQIAEGCAKVMIKNLEQVVSMVLNSFKDPHPRVRWAAINAIGQLSTDLGPDLQTQYHHLVVPALASAMDDFQNPRVQAHAASAVLNFSENCTPEILTPYLDGIVSKLLVLLQNGKPMVQEGALTALASVADSSQELFQKYYDVVMPYLKAILVNATDKANRMLRAKSMECISLVGMAVGKEKFREDAKQVMEVLMQLQGSQMEADDPTTSYMLQAWARLCKCLGQDFLPYMNVVMPPLLHSAQLKPDVTITSADSDVDIDESDDESIETITVGDKRIGIKTSVLEEKATACNMLCCYADELKEGFFPWIDQVAGILVPLLKFYFHEEVRKAAVSAMPELLRSAKLAIEKGLGQGRNEAYLKQLSDYIVPPLVEALNKEPEVEICSSMLDALKECIQVVGPLLDENQVRSIVNEIKHTITASSLRKADRAERAKAEDFDAEEGELLSEENEQEEELFDQVGDCLGTLIKTFKASFLPFFDELSSYLTPMWGKDKTAEERRIAICIFDDVVEHCRESALRYYDTFLPFLLEACNDENPDVRQAAVYGLGVCAELGGAVFKPLVGESLSRLDAVLSHPNASHPDNVMAYDNAVSALGKVCQFHRDSIDAAQIVPMWLNYLPIKGDLIEAKVVHEQLCSMVERSDGDLLGPNNHYLPKIVAVFAEVLCAGKDLATEQTVSRMINLLRQLQQTLPPATLASTWSSLQPQQQLALQSILSQ; encoded by the exons ATGGCGTCCGAGTTGACTCACCAACATCACGCTCAAATGGCAGCGATTCTCGGTCCCGATCCTACTCACTTCGAGACCTTAATCTCTCACCTCATGTCCACCAACAACGAACAGCGTTCCACCGCCGAGTCACTCTACAACCTCTGCAAACAACATCAACCCGACTCGCTCTCTCTCCAACTCGCTCGTATGACTCAGTCCTCTCCTCATCCCGAGGCCCGCGCTATGTCCGCTATTCTCCTCCGAAAACTCCTCACTCGTGACGACTCGTACATCTACCCTAAACTCGCTGCCGCCACTCAGTCCTCGCTTAAATCTATCTTGCTGTCGTGTATTCAATCGGAGGATACTAAGACGATTTCGCGGAAGTTGTGCGACACCGTTTCGGAACTTGCTGCGACGATTGTGCCGGAAAATCAATGGCCGGAATTGTTACCGTTTATGTTCCAGTGTGTTACTTCGGATAATCCCAAACTTCGAGAGATGGCGCTGTTGATTTTCGCGCAATTGTCGCAGTACATCGGCGACACCCTAATTCCGCACCTCACAACTCTGCATAACGTGTTTTTGCAGTGTTTATCCGGAAGTAGTACCGCCGATGTTCGAATTGCGGCGTTAAGCGCCACGATTAACTTTATTCAGTGTTTAAACACGTCTTCCGACCGCGATAGGTTCCAGGATTTGCTCCCTCCGATGATGCAGACCCTAACCGAAGCGCTAAATTCTGGCCAGGAGGCGACCGCACAAGAAGCGTTGGAGTTGTTGATCGATTTGGCAGGGACAGAGCCGAGATTCTTGCGTAGACAGCTGGTGGATGTGGTTGGTGCAATGCTGCAGATTGCTGAGGCTGAGGCGTTGGAGGAAGGGACACGACATTTGGCGATTGAGTTCGTGATTACCCTGGCGGAGGCAAGGGAGCGGGCTCCAGGAATGATGAGAAAGTTGCCGCAGTTTATTCAGAGGTTGTTTGGCATATTGATGAAATTGTTGCTTGATGTTGAGGATGATCCTGTATGGCATAGTGCAGTTAGTGAGGATGAGGATGCTGGTGAGACGAGTAATTATAGTGTTGCTCAGGAGTGTTTGGATAGGCTAGCAATTTCGTTGGGCGGTAATACTATTGTGCCTGTTGCATCCGAGCTTTTGCCCATTTTCTTGGCTGCTCCTGAGTGGCAGAAGCACCATGCTGCACTCATTTGTTTGGCTCAAATAGCCGAGGGTTGCGCCAAG GTGATGATAAAGAACTTGGAGCAAGTGGTGTCTATGGTCTTGAATTCATTCAAAGATCCTCATCCACGTGTACGGTGGGCTGCTATCAACGCGATTGGCCAATTGTCCACAGATTTGGGTCCAGATTTGCAGACACAGTACCACCATCTTGTCGTACCTGCATTAGCCTCAGCTATGGATGATTTTCAAAATCCTCGTGTGCAG GCACATGCTGCTTCAGCAGTATTGAACTTCAGTGAAAATTGTACTCCAGAGATATTGACGCCTTACCTAGATGGTATAGTGAGCAAATTGCTTGTCCTCCTGCAG AATGGAAAGCCAATGGTACAAGAAGGTGCTTTAACTGCTTTAGCATCAGTTGCGGATTCATCACAG GAGCTTTTTCAGAAGTATTATGATGTTGTTATGCCGTACTTAAAAGCTATACTAGTGAATGCTACCGACAAGGCGAATCGCATGCTTCGTGCAAAGTCCATGGAATGTATTAGCCTGGTTGGAATGGCCGTTGGAAAAGAAAAGTTTAGGGAGGATGCTAAGCAG GTCATGGAAGTTCTTATGCAGTTGCAAGGATCACAGATGGAAGCAGATGATCCAACCACTAGTTATATGCTCCAG GCATGGGCAAGACTCTGCAAATGCTTAGGGCAGGATTTTTTGCCATACATGAATGTTGTTATGCCACCCTTGCTTCACTCTGCTCAACTCAAGCCTGATGTGACGATTACAAGTGCAGATTCAGATGTTGATATTGACGAATCTGATGATGAGTC CATTGAAACTATCACTGTTGGGGACAAAAGGATTGGAATCAAAACGAGCGTTCTAGAGGAGAAAGCTACAGCTTGTAACATGTTATGTTGCTACGCTGATGAGCTGAAAGAAGGTTTCTTTCCATGGATAGACCAG GTCGCTGGTATATTGGTTCCACTACTAAAATTTTATTTCCATGAAGAAGTCAGAAAGGCGGCAGTTTCAG CCATGCCGGAGCTTCTGCGTTCTGCAAAATTAGCTATTGAGAAGGGGCTAGGACAAGGTCGCAATGAGGCATACCTTAAGCAGTTGTCTGACTATATTGTACCTCCTTTGGTGGAGGCTTTAAACAAG GAACCTGAAGTAGAAATTTGTTCAAGCATGCTGGATGCTTTGAAGGAGTGTATACAG GTTGTTGGACCACTCTTGGATGAAAATCAAGTGAGAAGTATAGTGAACGAGATAAAGCACACTATCACAGCAAGCTCATTGAGAAAGGCCGATAGAGCAGAGAGGGCCAAAGCAGAGGATTTTGATGCAGAAGAAGGTGAATTACTTAGTGAGGAAAATGAGCAAGAAGAAGAGCTTTTCGACCAG GTTGGTGATTGTTTGGGCACATTGATCAAAACATTCAAGGCATCATTCTTGCCCTTTTTTGATGAACTCTCTTCGTACCTGACACCCATGTGG GGCAAGGATAAAACAGCAGAAGAAAGAAGGATTGCTATTTGTATATTTGATGATGTTGTGGAGCATTGTCGCGAATCAGCCCTCAG ATACTATGATACGTTCCTTCCTTTCCTTTTGGAAGCCTGCAACGATGAAAATCCTGATGTTCGACAG GCAGCTGTTTATGGTCTCGGCGTTTGTGCGGAGCTTGGTGGAGCTGTATTCAAGCCTCTTGTTGGAg AGAGCCTTTCAAGATTAGATGCTGTATTAAGTCACCCAAACGCTTCACATCCTGACAACGTGATGGCATATGACAATGCTGTTTCTGCTCTTGGCAAAGTTTGCCAATTCCATCGTGATAGCATCGATGCTGCTCAG ATTGTTCCCATGTGGCTCAATTACTTACCGATTAAAGGCGATCTAATTGAAGCCAAGGTTGTGCATGAACAACTTTGTTCCATGGTCGAGAG GTCAGATGGGGATCTGTTGGGGCCAAATAACCATTATCTGCCTAAAATAGTAGCAGTCTTTGCTGAG GTCCTATGTGCTGGCAAAGATCTGGCAACAGAGCAAACAGTGAGCCGGATGATTAATTTATTAAGGCAGCTTCAACAAACTCTACCACCGGCCACCCTTGCCTCAACTTGGTCATCACTTCAACCTCAGCAGCAACTTGCCCTCCAGTCCATCCTCTCTCAGTAA